The nucleotide window AGCTGAATTTCTAAACACAATTAATTTATAAACTTATTTAATGCCTTATAAGTGATGAATGAactatttactaatgcttaACTTATGAATCATAGCATGTGTTATTACAAAGTGTGACCAAATTAGCTtctcaaaacatttttgtaCCTTTTAAATGATAATGTTGTTGTTTCAAAATGCCATTATTTGTGAGGGTCTCACTTTTATCTTAACAGGTTACCTTTTAACCatgttaaacatttaaaaattattaattatcaCACTATTATGAGCTAAAATGTCATATCTTATAACCACCTTTATTTCCAAAGAGCATGTTTGTAGCTGTGTAATAGCACGGACATGAGGCTATATGGTGTAACTTGTCCTTTATGGTGTATTAATATAAGCAAACATGGAAATTATACAGTTtatgtattcttttttttttattggtagCTTGAGAAGGTTATGGTGgtttgatatatatatttttttatgttatatatacatatatatatatatatatatatatatatatatatatatatatatatatatatatatatatatatatatatatatatatatatatatatatatatatatatattttttttttttttctttgtcctTCCAAGATGATCGTCCTACAGTCTCTTCATAAGTATCAGCCGAGGGTGCATGTGATTGAAATAAACAAGAGTGGAGATGAAGATACAAGTGATCCTGATCGAGTACAGACATTCACCTTTCCCGAGACGCAGTTTATATCTGTCACGGCTTACCAGAACACGGATGTGAGAACTAGTCTACCGCTGCATTCATTTACAAAAGAAGAGATATGAACAGATTTAATGAACATGTTTCTTTATTTCCTCAGGTTACTCAACTAAAAATTGATCACAATCCATTTGCGAAAGGATTTCGGGACAATTATGATTCGTAAGTCTATTTCCATGCAAATGAATGCACTGATAATTGATTCTCTTGCAGGTTTTCTAATCTGAATTTTAATTTGGACTTGACTGCAGAAATTAACatgcttttaaaaatgaatttaaatacattgaatttattaacaaatatttaattgttattaatattaataattaaagtttaaaaaaattatttatgttAGCACTGTATATTACAAAAGCCATGTTTTACATAAtccatatttaaataattagcaTTTTAGATTATGAGGGGCACCTCCTGTCTGGGTTGCGCTACAAATAATCCATCAGGTTTTGAATGAATTAGCTGTAAAATATCCTTCGTGTTCAGTATCGTAATGCTTTAGTATTTTAACATGGTATGCCAACAAAAGTTATTTTCATTCTTTTCCtcctgattttttattttttcccttttgttTTCCTCTGTAACAGAATGAAAAAAGATGACcaattaggcataacattatgaagtgaagtgaataacactgataatctcttcatcacggcacctgttagtaggtgggatatattaggcagcaagtaataataataataataataataataataataataataataataatgcgtttgatttataaagcgcttttcaaggcactcaaagcactttacattgaaggggggaatctcctcaaccaccaccaatgtgcagcatccacctggatgatgcgacggcagccatattgcgccagaacgctcaccacacaccagctgattggtggagaggagaccgagtgatgaagccaatcaggatatggggattattaggaagccatcatggacagaggccaatgggcatatttggccaggatgccagggttacacccctactctttttcccgaaagacatcctgggatctttaatgaccacagagagtcaggacctcggtttaacgtctcatccgaaggacggtgctctttgtcagtatagtgtccccatcactatactggggtgttaggacccacacagaccacagggtgagcaccccctgctggcctcactcacacctctaccagcagcaacctggttttcccagttggtctcccatccaggtactgaccaggctcagccctgctttgcttcagtgggaaaccagtcttgggctacagggggATATGGGTGCTGGTataagtaaacattttgtcctcaatgttgatgtttttgaagcaggagaaatggccAAGTGTAATGATTTGagagagtttgacaagggccaaattgtgatggctagatgactgggtcagaggatctccaaaactgcagctcttgtggggtgttcccggtctgcattggtcagtatctatcaaaaggtttccaagaaggaacagtggtgattcggtgacagggtcatgggtggccaaggctcattgatgcacgtaggGAGAGAAgtctggcccgtgtggtctgatcaaacagacgagctacgtagctcaaattgctcaagaagttaatgctggttctgatagaaaggtgtcaaaaTACACAGTGCGCAGTTTGTTGCGTGTGGGGCTGTATATCCGCAGGCCAGTCAGGTTGCCAATGCTGACCCGTCCACCGccaaaagcgccaacagtggccatgtgagcatcagaactggaccatggagcaatggaagaaggtggccaggtctgatgaatcaagttttgttttttacatcacctggatggccgggtgcgtgtgtgtcgcttacctggggaacacatgacacCAAAATACACAATGGGAAGAAAGAAAGCCAgctgaggcagtgtgatgctttgggcaatgttctgctgggaaaccttgggtcctgccattcatgtggatgttacttttaCATGCACCACCTAatctaagcattgttgcagaccatgttcaccctttcatggaaacggtattgtCTGGTGGCTGTGCCCTCTTTCAggaggataatgcgccctgccacaaagcaaaaatagttcaggaatggtttgagaagcaaaacaatgagtttgagatgttgtcttggcctccaaattcctcagttctcaatccaatcgagcatctgtgggatgtgctgaacaaacaattcaaatccatggaggccccaacTTCTAACTTATAgtacttaaaggatctgctgctaacatcttggcgccagataccacagctcaccttcaggggtctagtggagttcaTGCCTTGACGGTCAGGGCCGTTTTGGCAGTAAAAGGGGGACCGACACAATATTGGTCAtactgttatgcctgatcgatgtATAGTGCACATTTGTAGTGTGCTCTCCCGATTTATGATATGGTTCATGAATAATTCACTGGAATTCACAAAGAATCTCTCACTTTCCTCCTCACATCTCTTTTCCGGTTCGTTTTCACACAGATGAATACAATTGTCTCCCTTTTTCACTTCTAATCCCTTAAATAGTGTTTACTGGTTTCTAAAGCAGGTCTACGGTATTTACAGAAATCACTTTAAAAAATCATTACTCAATGTTccatttattgagcatttttttGATTGTTACATAATATAGGCTCACTAAAGTGATGTTTAAAACACCTGTAGTATTGCTGTGGAAATGTTGATGGTCTGTTGTAGTCATTTGTTAATGCTTTAACACTTTTACATTAAAGGGTGAGTAGAATAATGTCATCTCATTGTACCACTTTTTGAAAATGCCTATTGCGTTCACAGAGATTGTCTAGCAAAAGTTACTCCCAGCATCGGGAGTAGGAAAAAGGTGGATAGTATTACCTAATTTTCTcctgtttttgtttcttttctcCACATCTCCAGAAGTTACAGTGGCTTCGACGCTGAGCGACTGACCCCTACACCCTGCAACTCTCCACACTCTCAGTTGCTGCTGGGCTCCAGGTACGCAATGACAAGCGCCTTATTCCAGGAGCAGTTTGTCAACAGTTACACAAAATCCTGTTTTACAACTCTTAGCCCTGACCCTGGCACTACTGACCGACACCTCACGCTTACTAACAGCTTAACAAACCAAACCCAAGAGAGCAGTGCAGCCTCCGGACAGCGCTGGTTTGTGTCTTCCTCAGGTGCTCCATCGTACGAAACTGATATAAACACAGCAGCTCTGCTCTCTTACGCCACAGCGGGGGTCAAAGGTCTGCCTTCTACTAGTACTGGTGGCGCTAGTAACAGTTTGGATTACTACGCCTGTGCTGCTGGATGGGATTCAAGGGGTTTGTTAGAAAACAGTAGTAAAACCGTCTCAAATCTGCCTGGCTGGGGCACAGATGCGACTCTTGAAAGATCAGCCCAACTGAATTACATGCCCGAGGATAGAGATATGTTGGAAATACACGGATCTGCGCTGGAGGTTTCTGAGGAGCTGGAAGGAAAAGATGCCACGGATTCGACGTGGACCGAAACTTCCATTGAATCGGTCGATTCCAGCGATTTAAGGATTTTGGAAGAAGCGCAACAGAGAAATTCCTGCATCACTCCTGTTTCAGGTGTTCACACTGCCAAAGACAGTCAGGTCTCACAGAACAGGGAAAGAAATTTGATCAAAGAACCTGACTTTTTTCATTTTGACACTCAAACGTAAACTTCCTTGGTCTGAGCGTGCCATTATAATGTTTATAGTATAGAAATAACATTATGATGATGATTTATGTATACAATatcaatttattttaatgttaaagggttagttcacccaaaaatgaaaggtCTGTCATTCATCTCTCCctcgtgtcattccaaacccgtaagaccttcatcttttgaacacaaatgaagatattctgataaaatccgagagctttctgacccctccatagacagcaattcaattaacactttcaagggaCAGAAAGTtagtaaagacatcgttaaaatCATGTGACTAAGGGGTTAGAGCTTAATTTTATAAAGTGACCGTAATAATTTTTatgcgcaaaaaaactaacaaaaataacaaatctACCCTGTTAGACACTGAAGGCCTGTACACACCAGGACAATTATCGCGCATGCTTATCGCCAGCATTTTTCAAGACATTATTCGGCGCATCTGTGTGTTCCCACCAAGTGGCAACCTTCGCcggtttctgttgaagccaatacggaagtaatttaaactgcaattcattgacTGGCCTCTTTTGACAGGCTCCAGAAGCAAGAACCTCATTGAGCCCCGtgttaaaatgcccaattttaaagcagaaaaaaaaacatgtttacagtctggtacaaattgtggttttggcctatacggctaattttgcccttcatgacaactgtgagggaggTGAATTTTtctataactcattcgtttacattatttaaagccttaaagttctgcataattaagggcgtggttactttgagtgacaggtggatggccatttatctgctgtctgttagtcattgcgtcacctaagctcggcccatgtcccgcctctttgcccatttccTTTTATCCGGGCGTGACACGCAATGAAGCGTgtcaagatggcaacggccagctcgtctctactttgtatttcagaacggcttatcgaaatcctatgggtgacgtcacggacgctacgtccatatttttatttacagtggTGCTGTACACAAGGTGGTGCTGCGCCACATTATGCTTCTGACACTCGCTTGTcacacagaagaagaagaagagagacgGTATACTATTTACATGCTTGCCCAAACATTCACACACTTTTTGCGAACTGGCAAGCAACATTATCAGCTCATCATATTCTTTGTCTTCTTATTTCCTCTTTATCATATCAACGTGTGATCGGCAAGACCGTTTTGTGCTTGAGCGCCACCAAGTCATGTTTTACTGTAACTTCAGCCGCTCCCGGCATGTGAACAAAAGCGATGATCTCATTGGACGGAGAGTTTTTAACGTGCCGcgtcaaaaacaaaaaaaacgaaaccaaggtgttttttttttttattgcgccTTTATGTCTGCTGTTTTGCATGTCGGTGTGCACACTCACATTGGCTCCCTTTGTTTAGTCACGAGGCGTTAAAAGTCGGCGATAAACACGTGCGAAAATCGCCcaggtgtgaacaggcctttacGCTGTTGAAGTAGAGTAAACAGCGCAGCGCTTCATAATTATACCCACTAGGGACAAGTGTTGTGAATTAgctttagctaaaaacactatGATGCTTGTTTGTTATCAGATGAATGTTCAAGTTTATCTATGTTTTTTGTATCTGTCCCTATCcaaataaacttaaataaaataaataaataaatagttctACTCACGTGAACAGTGTAGGCCAATGGGAAGCCAGCGTTCTGTAATGCTGCCCTGTGCAGTGTTTACTCTATGTCAACAGTGTACGAGTCTGACACTAgctagaagaaattgttgaataaagtcattatgtTGGTTCATCCAATGTTGTCACTTGTCACATGGattattttaatgatgtctttactaaCTTTCTGGCCCTTGAAAGTAGGCCgtgtgcaatatattgaaattatcgaaatatcgcaaatgtgcttatcgcaatatgcatatcgcaacggctcgcaatatctgaatgatttgaataggctacttcaacattgtgaaaagtgtaagtTTTAGGTCACACtgggcagagaatagactgggcaaattactgttacttatgtgacttgcttgacgttaaaaagagttattaaatagaaagtgtttaataaatggtGGTCTATGGACGGGTCAGAGagtatttttcattaaaatatctttgtgttctgaagatgaacaaaggtctaatgggtttggaacgaaatgagggtgagtaattaatgacagatttttcatttttgggtgaactaactgtTTAATGACTGCTGAACTCAATTCTGAACTGAGTATTCTGTGTATTTTTTAGTGGTGGTAATATGAaaaaaaggaaaggaagtttTTCATTAATAGACCATCATATGAGTGTTTGTTAAAACATACAGTCCCAATATAATGATTCTAGATAAATTGTTATTAGcctaaaatcacaaaagtgTTTAATATGGGAATTTAATGATCATGGTCTATCAAAACTGTATCTTTATTAAAAGCTTCTTTGATTAGATGCTTATTGTAAAATATAGAATGTTAATGTGAAGTCATGACATTCTGCTGGTGTCAGAATGTTTTATGTATAACCTAAATAAATTGTCAGATGTTTGAGTATATTAAATCCCTCAAAAAAATCTTTGCATCTTAAATTACAGTTTATATTCGGCTCCTTGATTAGGCCTATTGatgtattatttacatttagtgctgtcaa belongs to Pseudorasbora parva isolate DD20220531a chromosome 22, ASM2467924v1, whole genome shotgun sequence and includes:
- the tbr1a gene encoding T-box brain protein 1 isoform X1 codes for the protein MHLQQLPSPSALANKPVSVDNDFTHIAAAGDDRVSSSGDTLENEPPLKRLSTGMRNTPNALDCVSAARDDSDSAGTCNLPESSQARTDFASSSAMFSYSGQHVVPALPALSSHYMTPHPVISNGPYYNGLSYAYTQPYGQTYANAAVYPFHSVPGKAQVYLCNRALWFKFHRHQTEMIITKQGRRMFPFLSFSVSGLDPTCQYNIVVDVILADPNHWRFQGGKWIPCGKADTNVTGKPHVTGNRVYTHPDSPNTGAHWMRQEISFGKLKLTNNKGASSNTTQMIVLQSLHKYQPRVHVIEINKSGDEDTSDPDRVQTFTFPETQFISVTAYQNTDVTQLKIDHNPFAKGFRDNYDSSYSGFDAERLTPTPCNSPHSQLLLGSRYAMTSALFQEQFVNSYTKSCFTTLSPDPGTTDRHLTLTNSLTNQTQESSAASGQRWFVSSSGAPSYETDINTAALLSYATAGVKGLPSTSTGGASNSLDYYACAAGWDSRGLLENSSKTVSNLPGWGTDATLERSAQLNYMPEDRDMLEIHGSALEVSEELEGKDATDSTWTETSIESVDSSDLRILEEAQQRNSCITPVSGVHTAKDSQVSQNRERNLIKEPDFFHFDTQT
- the tbr1a gene encoding T-box brain protein 1 isoform X2 is translated as MHLQQLPSPSALANKPVSVDNDFTHIAAAGDDRVSSSGDTLENEPPLKRLSTGMRNTPNALDCVSAARDDSDSAGTCNLPESSQARTDFASSSAMFSYSGQHVVPALPALSSHYMTPHPVISNGPYYNGLSYAYTQPYGQTYANAAVYPFHSVPGKAQVYLCNRALWFKFHRHQTEMIITKQGRRMFPFLSFSVSGLDPTCQYNIVVDVILADPNHWRFQGGKWIPCGKADTNVTGNRVYTHPDSPNTGAHWMRQEISFGKLKLTNNKGASSNTTQMIVLQSLHKYQPRVHVIEINKSGDEDTSDPDRVQTFTFPETQFISVTAYQNTDVTQLKIDHNPFAKGFRDNYDSSYSGFDAERLTPTPCNSPHSQLLLGSRYAMTSALFQEQFVNSYTKSCFTTLSPDPGTTDRHLTLTNSLTNQTQESSAASGQRWFVSSSGAPSYETDINTAALLSYATAGVKGLPSTSTGGASNSLDYYACAAGWDSRGLLENSSKTVSNLPGWGTDATLERSAQLNYMPEDRDMLEIHGSALEVSEELEGKDATDSTWTETSIESVDSSDLRILEEAQQRNSCITPVSGVHTAKDSQVSQNRERNLIKEPDFFHFDTQT